The proteins below are encoded in one region of Methanofollis aquaemaris:
- the lysA gene encoding diaminopimelate decarboxylase has translation MKLPSHLTVEGGHLYLGGRDIVDLARTYGTPLYVTDLDRIVGNFKRFTSALTAHYPAVQVLFAAKANGNLAVMRALAEQGAGADVFSSGELELALQAGMLPERLLFNGSSKSPGDLALAVEKGVRVSVDSVDELRQLEAAAAEAGKSVEIAFRVNPALEVPTHPKIATGLKTSKFGIPAEEIVGAYAEALACEHIDPVGIHCHIGSQILEVEPFARAAGVMVEVAKEVTDLGAHLKFLDVGGGLGIPYHHDTDSAPTPEEYAAAVMPVFLQGIRDAGIDPALWVEPGRWLVGDSSILVARVNSVKRAHRTFVNVDAGFNLLVRPAMYDSYHEVVVANKADQPADGTYTIAGPICETGDLLAQDRDLPAPEAGDLVAVLDAGAYGFAMSSQYNSRPRCAEVAVRGGKHALMRRAENLDDVTAAMQEPGWQD, from the coding sequence GTGAAACTCCCGTCTCACCTCACCGTCGAAGGTGGTCACCTCTATCTCGGCGGCCGCGATATCGTCGACCTTGCGAGGACCTACGGCACGCCGCTGTACGTCACCGACCTCGACCGCATCGTCGGAAATTTTAAACGGTTCACCTCGGCACTCACCGCCCACTACCCCGCGGTCCAGGTGCTCTTTGCGGCCAAGGCGAACGGCAACCTCGCGGTGATGCGGGCGCTTGCCGAACAGGGGGCAGGCGCCGACGTCTTCTCGTCAGGCGAACTCGAACTTGCCCTGCAGGCCGGGATGCTGCCCGAACGTCTCCTCTTCAACGGGAGTTCCAAGAGCCCAGGCGACCTCGCCCTCGCCGTCGAGAAGGGCGTGCGGGTCTCGGTCGACTCGGTCGACGAACTCCGTCAACTCGAGGCGGCCGCCGCCGAGGCCGGAAAGAGCGTCGAGATCGCCTTCAGGGTCAACCCGGCCCTCGAGGTGCCGACCCATCCGAAGATCGCCACCGGGCTGAAGACGAGCAAGTTCGGGATCCCGGCAGAAGAGATCGTCGGGGCCTATGCCGAGGCGCTAGCCTGCGAGCATATCGACCCGGTCGGGATCCACTGCCACATCGGCTCCCAGATCCTGGAGGTCGAACCCTTTGCGCGGGCGGCCGGCGTGATGGTCGAGGTCGCAAAGGAGGTCACCGACCTCGGCGCCCACCTCAAGTTTCTGGACGTGGGCGGGGGCCTCGGGATCCCGTACCACCACGACACCGACTCGGCCCCGACCCCCGAGGAGTACGCCGCCGCCGTGATGCCGGTCTTCCTGCAGGGGATCAGGGACGCGGGGATCGACCCGGCCCTTTGGGTCGAGCCCGGCCGCTGGCTTGTCGGCGATTCCTCGATCCTTGTTGCCCGGGTCAACTCGGTGAAACGGGCGCACCGCACCTTCGTGAACGTCGACGCGGGCTTCAACCTCCTGGTCAGGCCGGCGATGTACGACTCGTACCACGAGGTCGTCGTCGCCAACAAAGCGGACCAACCGGCCGACGGCACCTACACGATCGCCGGCCCGATCTGCGAGACCGGCGACCTGCTGGCCCAGGACCGCGACCTCCCCGCGCCCGAGGCCGGGGACCTCGTCGCCGTCCTGGACGCCGGGGCCTACGGGTTTGCGATGTCCTCGCAGTACAACAGCCGGCC